The proteins below are encoded in one region of Sphingobacterium sp. R2:
- a CDS encoding efflux RND transporter permease subunit, giving the protein MSLVTAALRRPITTVIITLSLLLFSVLSVLKIPIDIFPQLNSPTIYVIESYGGMSPQQMEGFFSSRMQDQFLYVNGIKNISAKNIQGLTLLKLSFYENTDMAEASAQVALQVNRAMKFFPPGALPPQVVRFDASSLPVGQLVLSSKTRSLKEIYDMASTLVRPTFSSVPGLSAPPPFGANSRTITVNVDPNKLRSYNLTADEVVMALSKFNVMSPSGNLHLNNTMYVTTINSLIKNVADFADIPILTKNGIPIYIKDVARVSDASDVTVSYALINGRRSVYIPAVKTSDASTWAVVSNLKAKLPEIQNLLPEDVKVSYEFDQSVAVMNSVQSLLHEGGLGALLTGLMVLLFLRDWRSSLIVIVTIPVSILIGVLLLTLFGQTINIMTLSGLALAIGILVDQATVTIESIHQHQEQGAHKRKAIYQACQEIAVPLLLILFCILAVFAPSFMMTGIPRAMFLPLSLSIGLTMIASYFMAQTLVPILSNWLLKEHHIGHFKSDSPGFFEKIKKRYRFGLYRSMRHKGKVIIGYLLLTVGLAAAAFMYIGKDMMPKVNNGQFQLRIKEPDGTRLERTEESVKQVLQVIDSTVNHQVAISSAYVGLVPSSYGVSNLYVFNTGTHEAVIQVNLNADYHVNMDELKDALRRNIRYKLPKLRLNFEPIDMTEKIMSQGAATPIEVRIAGKKMDEIKVYADKVVSSLQHIDYLRDVQIAQPLHLPTIAIAIDRLKASQLGLQMDDIARSVTASTSSSRFTQKIQWLDENNTYTYQVQVQVPEYVMNTMDELREIPLVKGQLTPTLGDIATFNTQYVPGEYDRQGPRRYLTVMANIHQKDLGTATADVQQAIRELPAPPRGVVVEMKGMSTLLLDTMGSLQLGLACAVVVIFLLLAANYQSVKLSLTALVTIPAVILGSLAMLLLTGSTLNLQSYMGMIMSTGVSVANAILIVSNAETLRIDFRNARTAALASATTRLRPILMTSMAMIAGMIPMAMGMGETGEQAAPLGRAVIGGLFASTFAALFVLPLLFVWMKEKSTFDSESLLPQDEPEHRPSSIQTDPQKLR; this is encoded by the coding sequence ATGTCACTTGTCACAGCTGCTTTACGAAGGCCCATTACCACGGTGATCATCACGCTGAGCTTGCTGCTCTTTTCGGTGCTGTCTGTACTGAAAATACCGATTGATATCTTTCCGCAGCTCAATTCGCCGACCATTTACGTCATCGAATCATACGGTGGGATGTCGCCGCAGCAGATGGAAGGTTTCTTTTCCTCGCGGATGCAGGATCAGTTTCTCTATGTTAATGGAATCAAAAATATATCTGCCAAAAATATTCAGGGCCTTACGCTCCTGAAACTTAGTTTTTACGAAAATACCGATATGGCCGAAGCCTCGGCGCAGGTGGCACTGCAGGTCAATCGGGCCATGAAGTTTTTTCCGCCAGGGGCATTGCCCCCGCAGGTGGTCCGTTTTGATGCTTCTTCACTCCCTGTGGGGCAGCTGGTGCTGTCTTCGAAGACCAGAAGCCTCAAAGAGATCTACGATATGGCGAGTACACTGGTGCGCCCAACATTTTCGTCGGTACCGGGGCTCTCGGCGCCGCCGCCCTTTGGCGCCAACTCCAGAACGATCACCGTGAATGTAGACCCCAACAAATTGCGGAGCTACAACCTCACCGCTGATGAGGTGGTGATGGCCTTGTCCAAATTCAACGTCATGTCGCCGTCGGGTAACCTGCACCTCAACAACACCATGTACGTAACCACCATCAATTCTTTGATCAAAAATGTGGCGGATTTTGCTGATATCCCTATTCTCACAAAAAATGGAATCCCGATTTATATCAAGGATGTGGCGCGGGTGTCGGACGCTTCGGATGTAACCGTAAGTTATGCCCTCATCAATGGGCGGCGGTCGGTGTATATTCCTGCTGTGAAGACATCGGATGCGTCTACCTGGGCGGTGGTGAGCAACCTCAAAGCCAAACTGCCCGAAATCCAGAATCTGCTGCCAGAAGATGTCAAGGTCTCTTATGAATTTGACCAGTCGGTGGCGGTAATGAATTCCGTGCAGAGCCTCTTGCATGAAGGTGGACTGGGCGCTTTGCTTACTGGACTCATGGTGCTGCTGTTTCTGCGCGACTGGCGGAGCAGCCTTATCGTCATTGTGACCATACCGGTATCCATTCTGATCGGTGTACTGCTGCTGACTTTGTTTGGACAGACCATCAATATCATGACCTTGAGTGGATTGGCTCTGGCTATCGGTATTCTGGTCGATCAGGCTACCGTGACCATCGAAAGCATACACCAACATCAGGAACAGGGGGCACATAAACGTAAGGCCATCTATCAGGCCTGTCAGGAAATCGCTGTACCGTTGCTGTTGATCCTGTTTTGTATTCTGGCTGTATTTGCACCATCCTTTATGATGACGGGGATACCGCGGGCCATGTTTCTGCCACTTTCTTTGTCCATTGGATTGACCATGATCGCTTCTTACTTTATGGCGCAGACGCTGGTACCTATTCTATCCAACTGGCTGCTCAAAGAGCATCATATCGGTCATTTCAAATCAGACTCGCCGGGATTTTTTGAGAAAATTAAAAAACGATACCGCTTTGGCCTGTACCGCTCCATGCGGCACAAGGGCAAAGTGATCATCGGTTATCTGCTGCTTACGGTAGGGCTTGCAGCAGCAGCGTTTATGTACATCGGCAAGGATATGATGCCCAAGGTCAATAATGGGCAGTTTCAGCTGCGCATCAAGGAACCGGATGGGACTAGGCTCGAACGTACCGAAGAGTCTGTCAAACAGGTGCTGCAGGTAATTGATAGTACGGTAAACCATCAGGTTGCCATTAGTTCGGCCTACGTGGGTTTGGTGCCCAGCAGCTATGGGGTGAGCAACCTCTATGTATTCAATACCGGTACGCATGAGGCAGTGATTCAGGTGAATCTCAATGCAGACTATCATGTCAATATGGATGAACTCAAAGATGCTTTAAGGCGTAATATCCGGTATAAACTGCCCAAATTGCGCCTCAATTTTGAGCCTATTGATATGACCGAAAAGATTATGAGCCAGGGAGCGGCAACACCGATCGAAGTGCGCATAGCAGGGAAGAAAATGGACGAAATAAAGGTCTACGCCGATAAGGTGGTCAGCTCATTGCAGCACATCGACTATCTGCGCGATGTGCAGATTGCGCAGCCCTTGCACCTGCCGACCATTGCCATTGCCATCGACCGCCTCAAAGCCTCACAGCTTGGTCTGCAGATGGATGATATTGCACGATCGGTAACTGCGAGTACCTCATCGAGCCGATTTACGCAAAAAATCCAATGGCTCGACGAAAACAATACGTACACCTATCAGGTACAGGTGCAGGTGCCGGAATACGTGATGAATACCATGGACGAACTGCGGGAAATTCCACTGGTAAAAGGGCAGCTGACGCCAACCTTGGGCGATATCGCTACTTTCAATACCCAATATGTACCGGGTGAGTACGACCGTCAGGGTCCAAGGCGCTATTTGACCGTAATGGCCAATATTCATCAAAAAGACCTCGGGACAGCGACTGCCGATGTGCAACAGGCTATTCGCGAGCTTCCGGCTCCGCCGCGCGGTGTCGTTGTCGAGATGAAAGGGATGTCAACCTTATTGCTCGATACCATGGGCAGTCTGCAGCTCGGCTTAGCCTGCGCCGTCGTTGTGATCTTTCTGCTGCTGGCCGCCAATTACCAAAGTGTCAAGCTTTCGCTAACCGCATTGGTGACTATTCCTGCAGTGATCCTTGGATCCTTGGCCATGCTTTTGCTCACCGGTTCTACGCTCAATCTGCAGTCTTATATGGGTATGATTATGTCTACGGGGGTGTCGGTGGCCAATGCGATCCTGATCGTTTCCAATGCTGAAACGTTGCGCATAGATTTTCGCAATGCCCGCACAGCGGCGCTGGCCAGCGCGACCACACGGCTGCGTCCCATCCTGATGACCAGTATGGCCATGATTGCCGGCATGATTCCCATGGCCATGGGCATGGGCGAGACAGGCGAACAGGCCGCTCCGCTGGGAAGAGCCGTTATCGGTGGATTATTTGCATCCACCTTTGCCGCTCTCTTCGTACTGCCGCTCCTGTTTGTGTGGATGAAGGAAAAATCCACGTTTGATTCCGAATCGCTGTTGCCGCAGGACGAGCCTGAGCACCGGCCTTCATCCATCCAAACCGATCCGCAGAAACTGCGGTGA
- a CDS encoding TolC family protein, protein MFQKLVLMGHVLLCCSLWGYGQERHVPIKLNQLLSSVTAHAPALQTDYVRTQVQQARAAEVKNNRLPSLQLSYQADIGSNNNVPGPYFGFGLVPTNNGGIRADNKYQAVSSNLGIAAFQWELYNFGQFKAQDALAQSEVNVENLRFEQSKYDLQSFTIYSYLQLLKLHDLIGIQLRSIARNQEIRQSIFALVKSGIRAGVDTSMADAEISRSQLSLIELDNQQQQLQIQLATLSGMSPREIVADTLAEKILFEQVKNAPIELDGGRQHPMVAYYNALFDKTKMEEKLVASSYRPKLFLSGAVWGRASSVHSDNSYGSLTDGFGLQRGNYLVGLGINYNLFDLRRKKVKLNTQRLMVDEAGQKLQEQQANIAMNIAQSAAEVETAARRLKEIPRQTKAANAAYRQKFSLYKNGLIDIVEVNVAQNMLYQAERDYITAKYNYYLALFHQVVAQNNVDGFLQLFN, encoded by the coding sequence ATGTTTCAGAAACTTGTCCTTATGGGGCATGTGCTGCTCTGCTGTAGCCTATGGGGCTATGGTCAGGAGCGTCATGTGCCTATCAAACTCAACCAGCTGCTATCTTCGGTAACGGCGCATGCACCCGCTCTGCAAACCGACTATGTGCGTACACAGGTGCAGCAGGCTCGCGCTGCCGAAGTGAAAAATAACCGTCTGCCCAGCCTTCAGCTGTCGTATCAGGCAGATATCGGTTCCAATAATAATGTACCGGGGCCGTACTTCGGATTTGGTCTCGTGCCCACGAATAACGGTGGTATCAGAGCCGATAATAAGTATCAGGCGGTGAGCAGCAATCTTGGCATTGCAGCGTTCCAGTGGGAGCTGTATAATTTTGGTCAGTTCAAAGCCCAGGACGCACTCGCCCAGTCGGAGGTGAATGTCGAAAACCTCCGTTTTGAGCAGTCTAAATACGACTTACAGTCTTTTACCATCTACAGCTACCTGCAGTTATTAAAGCTGCACGACCTGATCGGTATTCAGTTGCGTAGTATAGCGCGTAATCAGGAAATACGGCAGTCCATATTTGCACTGGTCAAAAGCGGCATCCGGGCCGGTGTAGATACCAGTATGGCCGATGCCGAAATATCGCGGAGCCAGCTTAGCCTCATCGAGCTGGACAATCAGCAACAGCAATTGCAGATTCAGCTGGCCACGTTGTCGGGTATGTCGCCCCGGGAGATTGTCGCAGATACTTTGGCCGAAAAGATTCTTTTCGAGCAGGTAAAGAATGCACCCATTGAACTCGACGGTGGCCGCCAGCATCCGATGGTCGCCTATTATAATGCGTTGTTCGATAAGACCAAGATGGAAGAAAAGCTGGTTGCCAGCAGCTACCGCCCCAAGCTGTTCCTTTCCGGCGCAGTCTGGGGAAGGGCGTCCAGTGTGCATAGTGACAATAGCTATGGATCGCTCACCGATGGCTTTGGTTTGCAGCGTGGCAATTACCTCGTTGGCCTAGGCATCAACTACAACCTGTTTGACCTTCGCCGCAAAAAGGTAAAACTCAATACGCAGCGTCTTATGGTGGACGAGGCCGGACAAAAGCTGCAGGAACAACAGGCTAACATTGCCATGAATATCGCCCAGTCGGCCGCCGAAGTGGAAACCGCCGCACGACGGCTCAAGGAAATACCGCGGCAAACCAAGGCTGCGAATGCCGCCTATCGGCAGAAGTTTTCCCTCTACAAAAACGGCCTCATCGATATCGTGGAGGTCAACGTAGCCCAGAACATGCTCTATCAGGCAGAGCGCGATTACATCACCGCCAAGTATAATTATTACCTGGCATTGTTTCACCAGGTGGTGGCACAGAACAATGTCGATGGCTTTCTTCAACTTTTTAATTAA
- a CDS encoding flavin reductase family protein: protein MIYTKNAIDAFERRYRANFINSLGGFKTLVLIGTKNSDGSENLATFSSLFHLGADPALCGIIVRPATPFSSTLDNIVEQQYYTINHVSPAFVKQAHQCSAKYPKGVSEFEQVGLSPEYLENIPAPFVRESTLKFACKFVQQTAIELNGTTLVIGQITTVLVPDTYVKEDGYIDIEEAGTVTSSGLDSYHTTNRIARLPYAKP from the coding sequence ATGATTTATACTAAAAACGCAATCGACGCATTTGAGCGAAGATACAGGGCCAATTTTATCAATTCACTGGGCGGGTTTAAAACCCTGGTTCTCATAGGTACCAAGAACAGCGACGGAAGTGAAAATTTAGCTACGTTTAGTAGCTTATTCCACTTGGGCGCAGATCCTGCACTATGTGGTATTATCGTTCGGCCGGCCACTCCCTTTAGCAGTACATTGGATAATATTGTTGAACAGCAGTATTATACCATCAATCATGTTTCACCAGCTTTTGTAAAACAGGCGCATCAGTGCAGCGCCAAATATCCAAAAGGGGTGAGCGAATTTGAACAGGTCGGGCTCAGCCCTGAATACCTGGAAAACATTCCGGCTCCTTTTGTGCGCGAAAGCACCCTAAAATTTGCCTGCAAATTTGTGCAGCAAACAGCCATTGAACTCAACGGTACCACCTTGGTCATTGGGCAGATCACAACCGTGCTGGTGCCGGATACTTATGTCAAGGAAGATGGCTATATTGATATCGAAGAAGCAGGCACAGTCACGAGCAGCGGGCTCGACAGCTATCATACCACCAACCGGATTGCACGGCTGCCTTATGCAAAGCCCTAA
- a CDS encoding DHA2 family efflux MFS transporter permease subunit, protein MKKESRIISLIVGGTLLMEMLDTTAISTALPKMAHDFETNVVHLSAGITSYTVMLAVFIPISGWIADRYGAKKVFNMAIIGFILSSIACGLSTSLTAFVLARICQGTAGALMVPVGRLIVLKHTQKKDLVEAIGYIAWAGLLGPIIGPVLGGFFTTYFTWHWIFFINVPVGVFALWVVHQFIPAMDSESSRPLDIVGFFISGIGLAGIMLGTEMIGAANGNYTKPLVTIVASFALMAVAVWHSRRIKYPLIDYSILKVKTFRITVYSGSITRMVINVAPFILPLMLQLGFGLSPFHAGLLYMANMLGSMSMKPVAMWITRKYDFRKVLIGNGIILTLVTAGLSLLSLQTPIWLVAIVFFFSGLTRSLQFTSLNTLAYADVPNEKMSNANTLYNTAQQMALGMGIALGAVTLHLASSYYQDTVYQMRDFSLALQLIAVLSMLSLIEYFKISPSDGSNLRGLPSKKEAQKAA, encoded by the coding sequence ATGAAGAAAGAATCACGCATCATATCGCTCATTGTCGGGGGAACGCTGCTTATGGAGATGCTCGACACCACAGCGATATCCACGGCCTTACCCAAAATGGCTCATGATTTTGAGACAAATGTAGTGCATCTCAGCGCGGGTATTACGTCTTATACCGTTATGTTGGCTGTATTTATTCCGATCAGTGGCTGGATTGCGGACCGCTATGGCGCAAAAAAAGTGTTCAATATGGCGATTATAGGGTTTATCCTGTCGTCGATCGCCTGTGGGCTCAGTACCAGCTTAACAGCCTTTGTCCTGGCACGCATCTGCCAAGGTACTGCCGGCGCACTGATGGTGCCTGTGGGGCGTCTCATCGTACTGAAGCACACCCAAAAGAAAGATCTGGTTGAAGCGATCGGTTATATTGCCTGGGCCGGACTATTAGGCCCTATTATTGGTCCTGTACTGGGCGGATTTTTCACTACCTATTTTACCTGGCATTGGATTTTCTTTATCAATGTACCCGTCGGCGTATTTGCGCTGTGGGTAGTGCATCAATTTATCCCGGCGATGGATTCAGAAAGTAGCCGTCCGCTTGATATCGTCGGCTTTTTTATCAGCGGTATCGGTCTTGCCGGCATTATGCTGGGGACCGAAATGATCGGTGCTGCCAACGGCAATTATACAAAACCTCTTGTGACCATTGTTGCAAGTTTTGCGCTTATGGCCGTCGCCGTATGGCACTCCAGACGCATCAAATATCCGCTGATCGATTACAGTATCCTTAAAGTAAAGACCTTCCGGATTACGGTGTATTCGGGTTCGATCACGCGGATGGTGATCAATGTGGCGCCCTTTATATTGCCCCTGATGTTGCAGCTTGGTTTTGGACTGAGCCCATTTCATGCCGGTCTGCTCTACATGGCCAACATGCTGGGCAGTATGAGCATGAAGCCTGTAGCCATGTGGATCACACGGAAATATGATTTCCGAAAAGTCTTAATCGGCAATGGTATTATCCTGACGCTCGTCACTGCCGGGCTCTCGCTGCTATCCTTACAGACACCGATTTGGCTGGTGGCCATCGTATTCTTTTTTTCCGGACTGACACGCTCGCTTCAATTTACGAGTCTCAACACGTTGGCTTACGCTGACGTACCGAATGAAAAGATGAGCAATGCCAATACCCTGTACAATACGGCGCAGCAAATGGCGCTCGGTATGGGTATCGCACTGGGCGCAGTGACGCTGCACCTGGCAAGCAGTTACTACCAGGATACGGTTTATCAGATGCGCGATTTTAGTTTGGCGCTGCAGTTAATAGCCGTTTTATCGATGCTATCGTTAATCGAGTATTTCAAAATTAGTCCGAGTGACGGCAGCAATTTAAGGGGCTTGCCTTCAAAAAAAGAAGCGCAGAAGGCCGCTTAG
- a CDS encoding GNAT family N-acetyltransferase, producing the protein MLKLNFSPFPALHTERLTLRRADATDIPQLYRLRSDEQIMKYIPRPVATSPDEIAEFLRLTDEKITSNEMINWKISIKGDSTLIGTIGFYYIKPEHYRAEIGYMLLPEFQGKGYVTEAIAAVVNYGFEAMGLHSIEALVDPENIASCAVLEKCGFVREAYFKENEFYNGKFLDTVVYSKLNA; encoded by the coding sequence ATGTTAAAACTGAATTTCTCCCCATTTCCTGCGCTACACACCGAAAGGCTAACCCTCAGGCGAGCAGATGCAACGGATATACCGCAGCTCTACCGCTTGCGTTCTGACGAACAGATCATGAAGTACATTCCGCGCCCTGTGGCAACTTCGCCAGACGAGATCGCCGAGTTCCTTCGCCTGACGGATGAGAAAATAACCAGCAATGAAATGATCAATTGGAAGATCAGCATCAAGGGTGACTCTACCCTGATTGGCACAATAGGCTTCTATTACATTAAGCCTGAGCATTATCGCGCAGAGATTGGCTATATGCTGCTTCCGGAGTTTCAGGGGAAGGGCTATGTCACTGAAGCAATTGCGGCGGTAGTCAACTACGGCTTTGAAGCGATGGGACTTCATTCCATCGAAGCGTTAGTCGATCCGGAGAATATAGCTTCCTGCGCCGTACTCGAAAAATGCGGTTTTGTAAGAGAAGCTTATTTCAAAGAAAATGAATTTTATAACGGCAAATTTCTCGATACCGTGGTCTACTCAAAATTAAACGCATAA
- a CDS encoding AraC family transcriptional regulator: MPKRDPILVNSMDSSSSMAVGLWDGTTPGILEALDPHRHDHYTCMFVEAGQLEVLFDFEPLTMPAGTLFICPPHQVHQITSTLGASGYYMSFEGRHITRSAKDILDAALHETIILTLSAPEQQWFTSVLDLLINLHSINNTSYQEVQQPLLSAFIAQAVICHDRKLATGSISHSPRVMSIANAFRNLVRGDYRNLKRPSDYAQQLNISVAHLNDVVKMVTGLSASALIQKEILSEAQRLLYYSRLSIKEIAVQLGYKDTKYFIRLFTKKTGLSPGDYRKTLRSNAELD, translated from the coding sequence ATGCCAAAAAGAGATCCTATTTTAGTGAACAGCATGGATTCCAGCAGCAGTATGGCTGTTGGGCTATGGGATGGTACCACTCCGGGCATCTTAGAAGCGCTAGATCCGCATCGGCACGACCACTATACCTGCATGTTTGTGGAGGCTGGCCAGCTGGAAGTCCTATTTGATTTTGAACCGCTCACCATGCCTGCGGGAACACTTTTTATCTGCCCGCCGCACCAGGTTCATCAGATCACCAGCACATTAGGGGCATCGGGTTATTACATGTCGTTCGAAGGCCGTCATATAACCCGCTCAGCCAAGGACATTCTTGATGCAGCTTTACATGAAACCATTATATTGACCCTCTCAGCGCCCGAGCAACAATGGTTTACGTCCGTGCTCGATTTGCTAATAAATTTGCACAGCATAAACAATACTTCCTATCAGGAAGTGCAGCAACCCTTGCTTTCAGCTTTTATAGCCCAGGCGGTAATTTGTCACGATCGCAAATTGGCCACCGGCTCCATCAGTCATAGCCCACGGGTTATGAGTATAGCCAACGCATTCAGAAATCTTGTCAGGGGCGATTACCGCAACCTTAAACGTCCATCGGACTATGCCCAGCAGTTAAACATCTCCGTGGCCCACCTAAACGATGTTGTTAAAATGGTTACCGGCTTATCCGCATCCGCATTGATCCAGAAGGAAATATTGAGCGAAGCACAGCGCCTCCTCTATTATTCGCGATTAAGTATTAAAGAAATTGCGGTGCAGCTAGGCTATAAAGACACCAAGTACTTTATCCGGCTTTTCACAAAAAAAACTGGGCTATCCCCGGGCGATTACAGAAAGACACTACGTTCCAATGCGGAACTGGATTAG
- a CDS encoding SDR family oxidoreductase, with the protein MKILVIGGTGLTGRLVTKKLSNLGHQVVIGSPSHGVDLMTGEGLSQALENTAIVIDLSNSSSPEEENAIHFFKTAGKHLVTAELAANIRHHLVLSIVGTDDAPEIGYLRAKKYQEDNIKQSGIPYTIIRSTQFYEHTDAIIAVQGQGDEVFVSKIDYQPIAVEDVTDYIVQFALEEPKNGTVEIAGPIKANMDDFVAKYIAITGKHIRVVSDDDSKYMHLVVPKTLLVPAGAYHAGKIHFEDWALNTAVS; encoded by the coding sequence ATGAAAATCTTAGTAATCGGTGGTACGGGTCTTACTGGAAGGCTGGTCACAAAAAAACTGTCCAACCTTGGTCATCAGGTGGTCATTGGTTCGCCATCACATGGCGTGGATCTCATGACGGGAGAAGGTCTCTCCCAGGCGCTGGAAAATACAGCGATCGTGATCGATCTCTCCAATTCCTCCTCTCCGGAAGAAGAAAATGCCATCCACTTTTTTAAGACCGCAGGAAAGCATCTGGTAACAGCGGAGCTGGCTGCAAACATCAGGCATCACCTCGTACTTTCCATTGTCGGAACGGACGACGCGCCAGAGATCGGCTATCTTCGCGCCAAGAAATATCAGGAAGACAATATCAAGCAGTCCGGAATACCTTATACCATCATTCGTTCGACACAATTTTATGAGCATACCGATGCCATCATTGCCGTGCAGGGCCAGGGAGACGAGGTATTTGTTTCCAAGATCGATTACCAGCCCATTGCCGTAGAAGATGTCACAGACTACATTGTGCAGTTTGCACTCGAGGAGCCTAAAAATGGTACGGTCGAGATTGCGGGGCCCATAAAGGCCAATATGGACGATTTTGTCGCAAAATATATCGCGATCACCGGGAAGCACATAAGGGTAGTTTCTGACGACGATAGCAAATATATGCATCTGGTTGTTCCTAAAACATTGCTCGTACCTGCCGGAGCATACCATGCCGGCAAGATTCATTTTGAGGACTGGGCACTGAATACTGCAGTAAGTTAA
- a CDS encoding carboxymuconolactone decarboxylase family protein, producing MEKRINISTSEPQGYKAMLGLEGYLSKIDISKTLKELVKIRASQINNCAYCINMHTKDAIKNGERPERIFILSAWREATKFFTEEEQAILAMTEEITLIHHQGLTEETYSKALKFFTENQIAQIIMLIVTINAWNRIAVSTHLQIED from the coding sequence ATGGAAAAACGAATCAACATCAGTACGTCAGAACCACAGGGCTATAAAGCCATGTTGGGATTGGAAGGTTATCTTTCCAAAATTGACATTTCAAAAACGCTTAAAGAGCTCGTCAAAATTCGTGCATCGCAGATCAACAACTGTGCATACTGTATCAACATGCACACCAAGGATGCCATTAAAAACGGTGAAAGACCAGAGCGTATCTTTATATTGAGTGCCTGGCGGGAGGCGACCAAATTTTTTACCGAAGAGGAGCAGGCCATACTGGCAATGACAGAGGAAATAACCCTTATCCACCACCAGGGATTAACTGAAGAAACCTACAGCAAGGCGTTGAAGTTTTTTACTGAGAACCAGATCGCTCAAATCATTATGCTCATTGTAACCATCAATGCCTGGAACCGTATTGCCGTGAGTACGCATCTGCAAATAGAAGATTAA
- a CDS encoding Crp/Fnr family transcriptional regulator, translated as MLEQFKKHLDKFIKISDDEFVDITQYVELQRLKKKENVLTEGQICKANYFVLDGILRKFFINEKGGQQTTEFAIENWWMTETFSYINQTATEFYIQAVHPTQVLVIRQQAYDEMLEKHPALEKYFRMVYQKAYAAAQMRIKFLYEYSREELYLHFLKDQPAFLQRVPQYLVASYLGFTPEYLSEIRKKNLS; from the coding sequence ATGCTTGAACAGTTTAAAAAACACCTGGATAAATTTATAAAAATTTCCGATGATGAATTTGTCGATATCACCCAATATGTTGAGCTGCAACGCTTAAAGAAGAAAGAAAACGTACTGACCGAAGGGCAGATCTGCAAAGCCAATTATTTTGTGCTGGACGGAATTCTGCGAAAATTTTTCATTAACGAAAAGGGGGGGCAGCAGACCACTGAATTTGCGATCGAGAACTGGTGGATGACAGAGACCTTCTCTTATATCAATCAGACAGCCACAGAGTTTTACATCCAGGCCGTACATCCAACGCAGGTTCTGGTCATTCGCCAGCAAGCCTATGATGAAATGCTCGAGAAGCATCCGGCCCTGGAAAAGTATTTTCGCATGGTGTACCAAAAAGCGTATGCCGCAGCGCAGATGCGTATCAAGTTCCTTTATGAATACTCTAGGGAAGAGCTATACCTTCATTTTCTCAAAGACCAGCCGGCCTTTCTCCAGCGCGTACCGCAATATCTTGTGGCATCCTATCTGGGCTTTACTCCCGAATATCTCAGCGAAATACGCAAAAAAAATCTTTCTTAA
- a CDS encoding DUF1398 domain-containing protein, whose product MFTIAQLNAAHSKVKSGADFPAYIRDIKKLGVTLYDVFVTDGHSDYYGDNHFKTSSAASHEPLILGRTVDAEQFKKALKEHQQGKTDYATFIAMCATCGIEKWTVFLDKMTCAYYDAAGNEILVEEIPLERK is encoded by the coding sequence ATGTTTACAATAGCACAACTAAATGCTGCACATAGCAAGGTAAAATCAGGCGCAGATTTCCCGGCCTATATCCGGGACATCAAAAAATTGGGTGTTACCCTTTACGACGTTTTTGTTACGGATGGCCATTCCGATTATTATGGGGATAATCATTTCAAAACCAGCTCAGCAGCTAGCCATGAGCCATTAATACTTGGTCGTACTGTCGATGCGGAACAGTTTAAGAAAGCGCTAAAAGAACATCAACAGGGCAAAACAGATTACGCCACTTTTATAGCGATGTGTGCGACATGCGGTATCGAAAAATGGACGGTCTTTCTCGACAAAATGACCTGCGCGTATTACGATGCGGCCGGAAACGAAATTCTGGTAGAAGAGATACCACTGGAACGAAAGTAA
- a CDS encoding helix-turn-helix transcriptional regulator has product MGLTKTEIFTDEQNKVASAFKVLGHPARIAILQYIIDKKACICNDLVDELGLAQATISQHLKELKATGIIQGTIEGKSVCYCIDEAVWKSVQRNFNTFFNQEVKVNSCCP; this is encoded by the coding sequence ATGGGACTTACCAAGACTGAGATTTTTACGGACGAGCAGAATAAAGTGGCTTCAGCGTTCAAAGTATTGGGCCATCCTGCAAGGATTGCCATACTTCAGTACATTATAGATAAGAAAGCTTGTATCTGCAACGATCTTGTGGATGAACTGGGACTTGCCCAGGCAACCATTTCGCAGCATCTAAAGGAACTCAAAGCTACGGGTATTATTCAGGGCACTATTGAAGGAAAGTCTGTTTGCTATTGTATTGACGAAGCGGTATGGAAGTCGGTGCAGCGCAATTTCAATACGTTTTTCAACCAGGAAGTAAAAGTAAATAGCTGTTGTCCGTAG